GTCTAGTGTTGTGGTTGGAAAATAATATTTTTTTTTTTTGAAACTACTCCAAAATAGTGTAATTTTGACACTAAAATAGTATTATGGGTTAGAGATGCTCTAAGACATTAAAGTTAGATGGCTATAGACCAACCAGCAAAACCTCCGGTCATAGAGCATGTGTGGAACCAGGAAGCCATCTTAGATGTTACGGAGTGTATGGGACGGGTTCATTTGGTTTGAAACATCTTATCTATTGATTTAGGGTCCTAATTTTTATTATTGAAAGGTTGTCATTTAAATTTGGACCTGTTCGGGATATTATCATTTAATATACACTCTCATTATACAATCTAATTAATGTTGACCTAACTACTTAATTTAAACCTGTCATTAAAAAATACTTTAATCAAATCACTACTAGTTGAAAACACTATTCACCGGTTTAAAATATTATGTTATATGTATCAGACTATTATACTAATATGTTTGTATCACTGTTTTGCAATTGAATCCAACTAAATTATGATTTAGCATAGCCTTTAAGGCTTTAACTTATGTATCTCATTCTTATATTAACTATTTTGCATTACATAAGACATTATTATGAGCGTAAGTTATATATATTTCTATTATTCATAACTTTTATGAAAAAATATATCATTTAGACTACTGATGCGTAGCAAAAGAAAAAAATTATTAATGAAAATAACTTATTTTGATTTCAATGTTTATGATGAACATTAATTACCTATAGTATATCATGTCATTTTTTTCTTTTTTTTTGCTAACCTATTATTTTTTCTTATACGGAAATTATTTCAATAAATTATCCCAAGGATATTAGACGTCACTTTGTCATATATTGACAACTCCAAAATACAAACAATATAAATAATGATCTCTCATTCTTTATGAAATATTATCGGAAATTAATTAATTATTCAGTAGCCAATACCATTCCCAAAAACTAATCAAAATTTTCTGGAAATCAAATATTTTTTATAATCAAATCAAATAGTCTTTTATATATATTCATTAATCTTTGAAACATCCCACTTAAATAGGACAAAATAAAAACCTAAAATCTTTTCAAAATGTCGCAATTTTTCTGAAAGTCTTTTTATTTGAAATCTAAGCTTTTAAGAGTGAATCTTAACAATAAACTTAATTTTCCAATTTTAGAAATATAATCGAACAAGCGTGTTTAAATTTTCAGTTTTTCAAATATGGTATGTTTAGAATACTGGTAATATATTATTTTTATATAAAAATAATTATTTACTAAGTCTAGAACTAACAGCTTCAGAATTATAGGGTAGCAAATTTTACTCATAGATATCATATTCTTAAAAGTAAATTTTAAGAAAACTATAATCGGTTTAATGAACCCAGTGTCACTACGGCTAACTCACTGCTTCCTTATTTCCAAAATTATTTGCTTAACGTAAATACAATTTATTAGGGCCTACTTTCTGGGTGAATCATGGAGCATCCAAGTTCAATTTCTTTATTCTTGGAATTAAATTTACTACTTCATGTTCAAAAATGAATTAAATTGTTGATTTTTGACAAAGATGAAAATTATGAATATAGTTTTGACACCCTGTTTTCAACAACCTAGAGTACAATGATGCATACTGAAAACTACATTAGGATGAGCTGTATTTGTCCTCATGTTTGCTATTGTTTTGATTTCTTATTTTTCAAACTATAAACTGGTTTTGGTTAGTTTACGATGGTTTCCAAGATTGTTTTATAGGTTTTTATTTTATTTTAGATATAATTGAATTTTATATTAGATTTAACTTTTAAGTATTACATCATGCTGATTTCATTTAGTCTCATGAATATACAGACATTAGTAGTAATATGGTTTCTAATAACTTGGATCATATATTATCTTATAATGTTAATGAGTAAACCGATAATAATAGTAATCTGAAGCAAATCTTATACAAACTTTCACATTTTTGTTGAGAAACAAAATACTAAAGTTGATGATGTCATAAGTCGTAAACATAAAGGAAAACTAGACTAACATATGACAGATTTTTAAAATTGTAAAATGGGAGTTCAAAAACCCTAATTTCTGAGTATCAAAATTCTCTAACGTAAAAACAATTTTGCGTTTAGCGTGGATTAGAATTTAGTTTATGTAGTAAAAGAGTGTTTTTCGCATTATAACTTATAAGTTCTTACTTTCGTAGTATATTTTAGTAGAGAGAATAGAAAAATAAAACCATGATTAGAGAAAATATTCGACTAGAATATGTAATCTAGTGCCTTATGTTTAGTGCTAATATTACCCATTTCATATTTACATATTTTTAAAAGACAGAATTATGAATTTTATATTTTAACTTATGAATAGTGATTTCATATCTGCTGAGAAAATTTGAACATTGCCACACAGACGCACACGAAAAGAAAAAAAAACTGATCTCAGTCTCATATATGGTAACATATGAAATTACATTCTTGATAATACTTTAATTTTAACACAAACAAAGGAGGAAGATGATTCAAGATCAACAGAACGGATCCTGGAACAAAGTGAGGAAAATGGATTCTTACAAACTAATCTAAAACAATTTACTACACCAACCATTTGATTTCTCTGGTCCTGAAAATCTTACAAAACCGTATAGAGATCAGATCCTATATCATTAAACAATAACCCAATTACCCAACAAAGCAAGGCCACACGCTTTCCATAAACGCCACCGTTTCGCTTAACAAAAAGTCAAAAACACTCGGGAATATTGTTTACTCCGCCGGTAAAGTTTCCGGCCGCCATGAAAACATGTCACCGGAATCTAAACAAACATCGGAATATTCGAATAGCCCATCATCCAGATCGAAAGCTCCGAAACCCGTAACATCCTCCTCAAATCCACTTAACACGTCGACTTCCGACGACGCGCGTACCAACTCCGTAACCGTCTTCTCCGTTTCTTCAGACGACGGATGAAGAAGCGTAGACGGTGGCGGTGGTGGCGGAGGCAAACCTAGCTCGTCGTCGGAAGCTTCGAAAAGGTAACCGAGATCCGGCAGAGTCTCGCCGGATCCTTGCTCCGTCGTAGTCGACGACAACTCATCCTCGAAGCTTTTCATCAACGAGTCAAGATCTTGAATCTCTGAGTCATGACCCGAGTCATCGAATAAATCGTCTCTCAACCGCTTCACGTCAGGCGAGTCGAGAACTAGCTCGTCCAACTCGTGTCTGACTCGCTTCTTAGCAACCGAGTCACTCCGTGTTAGTGTCTCAGCTAATAAATCGCTCATAGCTTTAACTGGTTACGGTTTATTTCCGGTTTAGTTGGTACGTGTGTTTAGAAATCAGTGGCAATATCGAAATTAGCATGAGATGTGTGTGTAGAATCGGAAGAGGGGAAACACAAGATTTATAGTGGGAGACAGAGAGAGAAGATATGAAAAGATAACCAGAGAAGCGCGTGACTACAGACCCAAATATCTGCGCATGTAAGAGCATGATTATTGGGGGTTCTTAGGGCAGAGTTCTTAGCGGAATATAAGAACCCGTCTCTTAAATTTTAAACTCTTATTTAAGAGCCGGTTCTTAGCTTTTTTAGTTAAAAGTTAAGAGAAGGGTTCTTATATTCCGATAAGAACTCCACCCTAAGAACCCCCAATAATCATGCTCTAAGAGCGAATCCTTTGGGCATCACGGATCTCTCGCTATTTATATTTTTTTCTTTTTTTTTATCATCCGACTTTCGTTGACTCAAACTCACTGTGTAAACCAAACTAATAGTTACCAAAAAAAAAAAAAATTAAACTAATAACTCAGCCTTTAAATTCTTCTTTCTTGGTACATGAATGATCTCTGAATTGATAAAACTTCCTTGAAGGATCCTTATGTCCTCCAAATAATTTGCAAAGGCAGGCCATTCATCCGGTTCTGAAACTATCTTTACCAACTGAGAACAATCTGTTGCAAACGTAACTCGAAACTGACGCAAATTCTTTATACATTCATTTCCCAAAGCAAAGCTTCAATCTCGGAGTGAAGAGGAGACAAACTAGCCCTTATATTTCGTGCGGGCGGCTCCTCCGTTGGGGTAGCCACCCTTCGCCTGAAAAAAACTTTATTTTCTTTCCAAGAACAATATGCAAAACACCATCTTCCTAGAATTGACGTAAGTTTGTTTCGTCTGCAGATTGTGCTACCCTCTGTGTGTTCAACACATGTGCTTCAGCCCAAAGCTATTTATTTTATTTTTTGATTATTTTTGACACTTTTATCGTTTTATTTATTTTTTTTGGTAATATTAGTTTTAAAATAAGTTAATTTGCTCAATAACCAAAATGTAAATAGAAATTAAGTATATGATACTAATTTTGATTTTTACATATTTAACAAACTACCATTTACAGCACTTATGAGTTGGTTATACCCCTTTCATCAGCATGTATCCACTTAGCAAAGGAGAAAAATGATGACGTATACAAAGAAATATATGGACAAAATTTAGTGGAAATTATTCACCATATAAAGACACGTGAAGCTATCCACGTAACATTTTTAGTTACCGCATTACATATTATCGGTAACGGAGCAGATGGTTCTAACTTAGATGATGACTAGAACGAGTTTGGGATGTCTGAGAATCCATTGATTGTGCTTGAAACCAACCGAAAAGCACAAACACTGATTTAAAAGTTCTTGAATGTGCTGTTGTATACCACTGACATAGTATATGACTACTTGGTCCCAAAACTATTCCATTTGAAACCGGTGGAATAGAAATTAGCGAGCATGAGTATATTACTTACTGCTAAATTCTTCTAGTGGAGCGCATGATGAAGGGAAAGACAACTTTTATCACCGAAATAGTATAGGTGATGGAGCTGATGATATCGTATTACCAAAAATAGTATAAGATTTTAACCCCACTCACAATCCCTCACTTTTAAACCCCAACTTCCAAATACTAAACCATAAATCCAAATCTTAAAATCTTAAATAGTACATATTGGTGAAATTATGAAGTGTCTATGCTTGCATGGAAGAAGTTAATATTGATCTCAACTTCAACCCCCACCTTCCAAATATTAAACCCTAAATTCTAATTATTAAATCATAAACTCAAATATAAACCCTAAATCCAAATCTTAAAATCTTAAAAAATACATAATAATATGTAATATTAAACTATGTAATATTAAACTATACAATATATATCATTCATTGTAATATTCTACTTTAAATGTAAAATAACCATTATAAATAGAATAATAGAAATTTGTGTGAAGTTTATACTTGTATGGTGTGGTTAACTAAATGCTAATATCGAGTTTGTAAATATTTAGTTTTAATCAATATACATAAATCAAGATTCATATCAATGATACAACAACAAAACATAATTCATGTGTATGTACTGTAGAATAACATTTTTATTTTACGTTCGTCAAATAGAATAGAAAAAAAACAAATAGTACATTACAACATAAAAGAGGTGAAAAGACATGGGTGGTGAGCTTGAGGAGGAAAAGACAGTCACGTCACACCGAAAAATGTATGGGACCCAATCTCCTGTACTTTCTTAAACCAATTATGTACATTTTTGTATCCCTAAATCTTTCAATCTGTTGAATTTGAAGAGCACGACAAACTGGTCTATTTCATAAATAGTATGGAAATATGTGAATAAAGTAGACTATATCTTAAATAGTACAATAACATTTCTCTTCCCTTCCCTCGCCCTAAACCTTTCTTTTTTCTTCACCATGGAAGGCAACTATTTCATCGCAGTTGAGACCAGTCACTTGTACGGCATACCGGATTGGCTTTTCCACGAATAGTCACCAGAGTTTTAAGTCCTTATCAGTTACCAACTTTCGGGAGAAGGTAACGAACAAACATTGCAGAAAATGTATGGGATCCCATTTACAAAAAAAAATATCCAAAGAACACTATATAAGTATGAAAATTGAATCCATTCTATGTGAAACAGTATAGTAACACAAGTTCTATGGGTAACCATACAAGTACTTAATGATATATATGATTTATAAAACACAATAGAATAGTGTAGAATGTATGTTTCCCTATTCTATGTGAATGCATGTCATATAGACGAACTCATTTTTAAACATATTCAAAATCCAAAAGTTATTTCCTGAACATGACAAGCGATTTTATTCTATATAAAATAACATAGAAACAACGTACTATTCTTATTGACATTTTAACTAGTTATACTATGTACTAATTGAGTAACACGAGAAACAGAAACTAAACAAGTAGATGTCACATGGGAACACCATCAAAAAAGAAAAACAACTTCTGACTCAATCGAATCTTAAAGTAGGAGAAATGGCTTGTTACTCGTAGGGTATCCTCTCACTCGTGACGCCGACCCTGTTAGTTGGTTTGTATACTCGGCTAATTTCAGAATCTGAGAATAGTAAGCAACGGCACATGCATAATCGTTTGAACGAGTGATGGCTTTGTGAAGCAATGCCGTAAATAGAGACTGTGGTACAAATCTGGGAAGATGACTATTCACATTATACAAAGTTATCAAGATAAAGTAAATATAAAAGGGTGTGTGACTTTCAAAATGCCAGGTAGGCCTGGGCGTTCGGGTACCCGTTTGGGTTTGGATCGGGTTTTTTGGATTTCAGTTCTATTTTGTAACACCTCCTAGGTTCCATTCTAGTAAATTTACAGGTATGGATCGGATTCGGATATAACACTTTGGTTTCGGATCGGTTCGGATATATCCGTAGTAACCATATATCATTCGGATTCGGGTTATATCGGATCGGTTCGGATATATCCAAAGTAAAATCTAAAATTTAAAAGTAAAACATAAGAAATATATACTTCTTTGTATATAATGGAGTATTTAAGGTATTTATTTAAATTTCAAATACTTATTGCTATATATCATATCCAAATAAATATGAAATTGAATATTTGAAGTACATAATTTATGTTTCAAATATTTATATTGTATATTAATTTGACATTCGGATCAGTTTCTTCGGATATGTTTTTCGAGTTTTTGGGTTACCCGTTCGGGTTCGGTTAATAACACTTCGAGTTCAGATATGTTTTAAAACACCCTACAAGATCCATTGAGGTATTTTTACATTTCGGATCGGGTACGGATCGGGTTTTTTGGTTCAGATTCAGTTCGGATTTCGGGTTACAGGTTTTATACCCAGCCCTAGTGCCAGGAGTTACTTTTCCCTGTTATTATTATTAATTTATTTTCCTTTGGAAGCTTCATCGGTTACATGTGGAGGTAATACGGCAATATCATGTATAATAGGCACGTTGTATAGGTGATATAGGGCTTTTGGTTACACATTGAATTATAGTTTGTTTGGAGGCTATACAACGCAATTTCTCTTTTAAAATTTCAGAAACCGCTCTCCAATATTTAGAGGTTATATATGAACTGTTTTTTTTTTAACGTTGGATTGTATTATTAATCATTCTAGGTAAAGAGTTATGAACAATGAAAACTAGAAAGACAAATGCAGAAAAGGGATACACTAGTAGAGATCCAAAATAAACTAACACACATCTATTTTGCGTATGGATGACTAAATATTTTTTATATAATTTTCTTCTAGAATAATTGAATCTCAAGGAAGATAACCTTCGTATTAATCTAAAATACCACGCTCTAGATTGAATTGAGAACGATTGTCACTCTCTTTTTAATGCTCCAGTATGAGCCACCGAGACGAGACAAGACAATTCTTTATACTGCTCTATTAATAATAACACAGTCAAAAATATTTTCGTTCCATAAAATTTGATGATGTCTTTCGAAGTAACCATAGTTTGCATCAAGAATTCCATCACCATCACGTGAAGAACCATCAATGATAGAAGCCGGTAAGACCCATCGCCACCATCCGCAGTAGATCTGTCAATTACCTTTTCTAAACGGTTCAACTGAACCGAAGTTTTTGTTTTTCTAAATTCATTGGAAGAAGCATACAAAAGATCAATCAAAATTTTTGTCAGATTTAAAATAATTGGCAATCAAACAAACTAAGTAACTAGAAGTAAATCAAATCAAATAAAAAAAAGTAAAACGAGTTAAACAAGCAGATGACGAACCTATAGAAGCCTCTATCCATCGGTTTGAAATTAGAAAAATCTTTATTTTTCTCTTGACGGCTAGGGTTTTGAAACTAACTAAATATGAATTAGTTTTAATTCGGCTTGAAGTTTTAGAGCCTTACATGATGGAATTAGATTATGCGTCAATAAATATTTCTATTTTTATTGATAAAAACTATCATAAACACATATTTTTGACTGAGGATATTTCTGAGAAAATAGATCTGGATTAATATAGCAGATCAATAAACAATAAAATACTATAAGACGAATCTCTTGAATAAATATATTATAACCAAAAGAACACACAACAAATTGTGCAAAGAAAAATTCATTTAAAAATAAATAAAAATTATACATTTATTTTTTGGACATATAAATATAAATAAATATTTTAATTAATAATAAAAACTCACAGTCAAATCTAAATTCGCAAGTTAACTATATTCAATATTTGAATTTTTTTAAATTTTATTTTGAAATCCAAATTTTTTTTGTTGAATATATTTTGTTGTGTCGATGTGATAAATGAGTGAAAACAAAGAACACGTAGAATTGTACAACACATCACGTGAGTAGCTAAAGCAAATCAAGTACACAATCTTCGCACCATGAATCACGCCGGGCCCATTATCCTTAATGATCATCACCACACCACATCTAATCGATTCAAATTACTCATCTATTTATTAACAAGCATCAAATCATTTTTCGAAACACAAAAAATGAGACAACTTTCCATGATTGATTATTTTAACTGGCTACTTTTACGTGAGAGAAGCTATAGTCTGTATTCATCTGAGTGGTGCAAGGCATTTTGTTTACGATTAACCTTTCAGTATCAGATAAAATAGGTTCACGAACCATTCTCATGGAAAATGATTAAATGCATTTTAATTGAGTATGAGTGTCCAGTCACATAGGCCAAGCCAGAAAAGGCACAAGCATAGCTCCGTGACGTGCCCGGCATTTCTTATTTTATAATTTATATCAGCATCTACAACCATAATTAATATTATTTTTGTTATATATAAAATCATGTTACAGATAACTTTATACAATCTGTAACAGATAAACATAACCAATAACAGTTGTCAAAAAAAAAAAAATAATAACTAATAACCAAAAGTTTAGTTTGCAGTGTGGTATAACATTTAAAAGCTGGATCTTCTCTCTCTAGTATTTACATCAAATTTTCTTCGCTTCGTCTTTTCCTTACTGCCCCTCATTCATCACTTTTTCTCTAGCATGTTTTTGGCTCTGGTTTCAGAGTTTTACTTAGGTTTAATGGTTCGCTTACGAAGTTTTTCGACATCAGTGGTGAAGTTATCGTCTCTAGTTCCATGACGAGGTGGTGGGAGTGATTTATGGCGGTAGTAGTCGGCTTTAGGGTTTCCATGGTGGATTTGTCTTTCCCCTTTCAGATCCACTTGTTGGGTTTTGTCGCACACATTGAAGGAGAGATGGCATGGTTACCTATGGACCATCTTGTTTGTAGGTTCCTTATGGTGGTGGTGGCGTTTTCGAGGTTGTTGGTTCAGGTGTCTTCTACGGCGTCGTGGAAAGCCGACCTCTTTGTATCTTCAAGTAGGTTGACGGAAGCTTCATTGGACGTCAGCTTCCCGCTTCGGAACTGGAATCGGAATCGGAATCACCGTTTTGAAATCACCTCTCCATTTTTTAAAACATAATGTCACAAATCAATAAAAATAGAAATTATATATAGTTTTTAATTTACATAAAATCCAAATTTTAATTGAAATATTCAAATATTGAAACTAATACTATAAATTGTTTTTATGCATTGAAATTTTTATTAAAGATATAACATATATTCAAAAATATTGAGTCAATTATTTATGAAGTATTAAAATATTTAATATAATAATTTCTTTTAAATTTAGTTTATGTGTATTTTCACAGTTTTAATATGAAATCATTTCAAAATATAAATAAACAAATGTTTTATTTTAAATTTAAATCATATAATTTTTATTCCTAATTTTTTTTTTAATTTTTCTTACATTTTAGTATATACTAGTATTATTACCCCGTGCTTAGCACGTGTGTAATTTTTGATTGCTTTTAAATTACTTGAAAAATATAATTGCAATGTTTTAAATCAAAATTGAACTTATTTTAAATAAAATTTTCTGAAGCTAGGTAACACCTAGAAATATCATATTTGCTATATCAATTATATTAATATGTATTTGTTTTGTAAGTATTCTTCTTTAAATAAATTTCTTGGAATTAATATAAAAAACATGAAACTAAACATGCATATAAAATAGTCAATAGAGTAGACTTACAAAAAGCTGTAGATTTTTTTGTCAAGAAAAAATAATTGTAAGAATATGCTATATTACATTAAAAACAGATTTGTTAATTAGTCAAAATATAACAAACAAATTTGTAAATACCTAAATTTCATCATCATAGTTATTGTCTTATTGGTATATTTTCACTTGGTAGTCTCGCCATCATTATTGTTAGCCATGCTATTTGATTTCAAAGCTACAAAAACAAAATAGAAAATCTTAAAGCATAACATAAGAAAGAGAATCAGTGAATAACTAAAGATAAAAGATACCACGTGTTTACAGTTTTGTTTGTCTTTATGTTTGTTGCAGAGACGGGCGGATGTAGGCTTGCGGGTATGGGGGCACGTGCCCCCTACTCTCTTTTTTTTATTTTTTTTTCTAAACAACTTAAGCTAATTTGATTCAATTGTTTGGTTTAGTGAATAAACAAAATTGTCCCCCCAATTCATAATATTTTTATCTTGTTTTTAGTAATGTGACCCCAACTATTAATGGTTCTAGATCCGCCAATGGAGACGGCTCTTTCGTTTTATTTTTTTGGTCTTTTTTTTCTTTCTTTTTCATTTCTGTTTTTCTTTGGATGTAGAGAAATGTAAGTAGTTTCACAAGATAAGACGTATAAAATAAAATATTAGTATATACCAATTTAATTTGTAGATAATAGAGTTGAAATGCTTATATATTTGGTTACCTTCGTTATGAAAATTTAAGCTTTGAAACATAAGCACATTCATGTGACGTTTTACCTGAAATGGATAATTAAGAAAAAGAAATTTATTAATTGAGAAGAGGAGG
This genomic interval from Brassica oleracea var. oleracea cultivar TO1000 chromosome C2, BOL, whole genome shotgun sequence contains the following:
- the LOC106324848 gene encoding uncharacterized protein LOC106324848 encodes the protein MSDLLAETLTRSDSVAKKRVRHELDELVLDSPDVKRLRDDLFDDSGHDSEIQDLDSLMKSFEDELSSTTTEQGSGETLPDLGYLFEASDDELGLPPPPPPPSTLLHPSSEETEKTVTELVRASSEVDVLSGFEEDVTGFGAFDLDDGLFEYSDVCLDSGDMFSWRPETLPAE